One Fusobacterium ulcerans DNA segment encodes these proteins:
- a CDS encoding HU family DNA-binding protein, whose translation MTEGEFIRFYKTRNKIKSHREVREKIELFWNVLLKALEEDKKVTFKEWGVFERKEMKPRKVLVPMWEKPTYTEPREAIKFRAGKGLMKIANGDTDE comes from the coding sequence ATGACAGAAGGGGAGTTTATAAGATTTTACAAGACAAGAAATAAAATCAAAAGTCATAGAGAAGTAAGAGAAAAAATAGAATTATTTTGGAATGTACTTTTGAAAGCACTGGAAGAAGATAAAAAAGTAACATTCAAAGAATGGGGAGTATTTGAAAGAAAAGAAATGAAACCTAGAAAAGTGTTAGTGCCAATGTGGGAAAAACCAACTTATACAGAACCAAGAGAAGCAATTAAGTTTAGAGCAGGGAAAGGACTTATGAAAATAGCTAACGGTGACACAGATGAATAA
- a CDS encoding HU family DNA-binding protein, which produces MNKRKMAKLYVKMSPEKLSITDAIEEITEVLETIKEAIALDGEVRFLKRGAFEILTRQPRVVSNPVTRERMTVYPKKTVRFRASKNMK; this is translated from the coding sequence ATGAATAAAAGAAAAATGGCTAAATTATATGTGAAAATGAGTCCAGAGAAATTGTCAATAACTGATGCAATAGAAGAGATAACTGAAGTTCTTGAAACGATAAAGGAAGCAATAGCCCTAGATGGAGAGGTAAGATTTCTAAAAAGAGGAGCATTTGAAATACTCACAAGACAGCCAAGAGTAGTATCTAATCCTGTGACAAGAGAAAGGATGACAGTATATCCTAAAAAGACAGTGAGGTTCAGAGCATCCAAAAATATGAAATAA